In Nocardioides sp. JQ2195, a genomic segment contains:
- a CDS encoding YciI family protein — translation MKRYIFLIAYEPGHFEQLTAEQQEPFFTAHASFSAYVAEHGQEHGSAALADTDTATTVRHVDGAATISDGPFAETVEMIGGYYDVELPDMDHAIAAAALLPPSYAVEIRPTVTISR, via the coding sequence ATGAAGCGCTACATCTTCCTGATCGCCTACGAGCCCGGCCACTTCGAGCAGCTGACGGCCGAGCAGCAGGAGCCGTTCTTCACCGCGCACGCATCGTTCTCGGCGTACGTGGCCGAACACGGGCAGGAGCACGGTTCGGCCGCACTGGCCGACACCGACACGGCAACCACTGTGCGGCACGTCGACGGCGCCGCGACGATCAGTGACGGCCCGTTCGCCGAGACGGTGGAGATGATCGGCGGGTACTACGACGTGGAGCTCCCCGACATGGACCACGCGATTGCCGCCGCGGCCCTGCTCCCCCCGTCGTACGCCGTGGAGATCCGGCCGACGGTGACCATCTCGAGGTGA